The Desulfofundulus salinus genome includes the window TTTCATCCCTGGCCCTTTTGGATAACCTGGCCGATTTCATTCTCATCGATACCGGGGCGGGTCTTTCCAAAAATGTGCTGGGCTTTCTGGCCGCCGCCGGGGAAGTAATCGTGGTCATTACCCCTGAACCCACCTCTCTCATGGACGGTTACAGCCTGATCAAGGTACTGGCCCGCTTCAAGGTACACCGGGAGGTCCTGCTTGCAGTCAACCGGGCCGGCAGCGAACAGGAGGCCCTGGCCACGGTCCGCCGGGTGGAAACGGTGGCCGGCCGTTTTCTGGGCCTGCCGGTCGTCTACCTGGGTGCCATTAATGAGGACCGGGCGGTGATCCGGGCCGTGCGGAACCAGAGGCCTTTTTACCTGGCGGAGCCCCGCTCCCAGCCCGCCAGAAGTGTAGCCGCCATGGCCCGCTGCCTCACCGGCGGCGGGTCCCGGGAGGAACCGCCCCGGCCGGGATTACGGGGTTTTGTGCAGCGCCTGGCCAGGCTATTTGACCGTTAAGGAAATTATGGGGGGGCAAACATATTGTTGGACCAGTTAAAGATAAATCAAAAGATACAGGTGGCCCGGGAGGGGGAAAGGGACTGGTACGCCTCCACCATCCAGGACATCAAAGGCGGTGAACTGCACATCGCCCTGCCCCGCCTGCGGGGGGATGTGCTTGTCCTGACGCCGGGCGATAATGTAAAGGTCCGTTTTTTCGACGAAAATGCCAGCTTCATTTTCCCCGCCCGCTGCCTGGGGCGTACCATAGAAGCCATACCCCTTTACCGCCTGGCTCCCACGGGAGATTGCCAGCGGGTGCAGCAGCGCCAGCACGTGCGTCTGAAGACTCTCCTCGATGTCCACTACGCCCATCCTCCGGAGAAAAACCGCCGCCCCCGGTACAAAAAAGCCTTTACGGTGGACATCAGCGGCGGGGGTATGCTTCTGGCCATGGACGAACCGGTCCTGCCCGGCAGGGAACTGCTGGTGGAGTTCAACCTGCCCCTGCGCACCGGTGCCCGGAAGATGGAACTCCGGGGCCGGGTGGTGCGTCTTCAGGAAAGGGAAAAGTCAAAATACCACGTGGCCCTGGAGTTTGTGGATATTACAACCGCCCAGCAGGATCTGATCATGCGCTACATTTTCCAGTGCATGGCCGAACATGTCCGGCTCACCAGGATGTGAGAGCGTGGATAATAAGGAAAAGCTCTGGCAGGAGTACAAGCGAACGAAGAGCCCGGAAATCCGCCACCAGCTCATCCTGTCTTATCTCTGGCTGGTCAAGTACCTGGCCGGCCGGCTGGCCGTCAAGCTGCCTGCGTGCATGAGCCAGGAGGACCTGGAAAGCTGTGGTATTTTTGGATTAATAGAAGCAATCGACAAATTCGACCCCGACATGGGGTGCGATTTTGAAGCCTACGCCAGTATCCGGGTGCGGGGAGCCATGCTGGACGAAGTACGCCGGGCCAACTGGATGCCCCGTACCCTGTGGTACAAGCTGCAGCGGCTCAGGGCCACCCGGGAGAGGCTGGAAAACATGCACCAGGAAAAGGTATCCATGGAGGCAGTGGCGCAGGAAATGGGTATTTCCCAGGCCGAAGTGCACTACCTGGACAACCAGCTGTACCGACTGTTCACCCTTTCCCTGGATGAAATGGTGGCCGCGGGCAACGGTGAGCCCGTCCGGCTGGGGGACCTGCTGCCCGACGAAACCAGCCCCGACCCCCTGGACCGCATCACCGAGGAGGAAAACAAGGAACTTCTGGCCCGTGCCGTGGCCAGCCTGCCGGAAAAGGACCGGCTGGTGCTGGCCCTGTACTACCAGGAGGGGCTTACTTTAAAGGAAATCGGGGCCGTGCTGGAGGTTTCCGAATCAAGGGTCTGCCAGCTGCACAGCCGGGCCATCAACCGCCTGCGCAAGAAGCTGGCGGAACTGAGCTGAAAGGGGGAACCCTGATCATGATCCGTGGCATTTATACGGCCGCCTCCGGCCTGGGCGTGCAGCAGGCCCGGCTGGACGTGCTGGCCAACAACCTGGCCAACGCCTCCACCAGCGGCTTCAAGGCAGACGGCGTCATTCAAAAACCTTTTCCCGAACTCCTGCTGGTGGAACAGCAGGACCGGGGACCCGCGGCAATCGGGCCCCGCTGGCGCTATGTGGGCGTAACCAACCAGGGCGTGGCCGTCACCCGGGTGGTAACCAATTTTTCCCCCGGTTCCCTGAAACCGACGGGCAAAAACACCCACCTGGCCCTGGCCACCGCCAATACATTTCTGGTGGTTCAAACACCACAGGGGGAACGTTACACCCGGGACGGCGACCTGGCGATAGACGGCGAGGGCTACCTGGTGGACTCCCGGGGCAACCGGGTGCTGGGGGAAACCGGCCCGGTGCAGGTGGAAAACGACGATTTCCACATAACTGCCGGGGGAGAAGTTATTCTGCCCGGCCAGGGAACAATAGGCCGCCTTCGTATTGTACAATTTGCCGATCTCAACCTGCTGGCCAAAACCGGAGACAACTACTACACCGCTCCGGCCGGTAGCGCCCAGCCGGCGGCCAATCCCGAAGTGCGCCAGGGCTATCTCGAAGGAGCCAATGTGGATCCCGCCGCTTCCATGGTGCAGCTGGTCAGCGCCATCCGTTCCTACGAGGCCAACCAGCGCATCCTGCAGGCCCAGGATCAGCTTCTGGACCTGGCGGTCAACCGGGTGGGAGCGCTGCGGTAACGCCGCTCCTTAACATGGAAACGACCTGCTGCCCGGGCGATAAGACATATCCTAATGAGGTGATCATCCCATGCTGCGAGCCCTTTCGACCGGTGCTGCGGGGCTGGCCGCCCAGCAGATCTGCCTGGACACCTGTGCCAACAATCTGGCCAACATCAACACGCAAGCCTACAAAAAACAGGG containing:
- a CDS encoding MinD/ParA family protein; the encoded protein is MWGRASGVKGGRIFGRVPGDSPPAGVNPDEDVVPPAESRTAVARVIAVTSGKGGVGKSNLTVNLGLALAALNQRVIILDADLGLANVEVLLGISPPCTLYDCLYRDRDIREVLVPAPGGVQFISGGSGFLELANLDRARWQRLLSSLALLDNLADFILIDTGAGLSKNVLGFLAAAGEVIVVITPEPTSLMDGYSLIKVLARFKVHREVLLAVNRAGSEQEALATVRRVETVAGRFLGLPVVYLGAINEDRAVIRAVRNQRPFYLAEPRSQPARSVAAMARCLTGGGSREEPPRPGLRGFVQRLARLFDR
- a CDS encoding flagellar brake protein, translated to MLDQLKINQKIQVAREGERDWYASTIQDIKGGELHIALPRLRGDVLVLTPGDNVKVRFFDENASFIFPARCLGRTIEAIPLYRLAPTGDCQRVQQRQHVRLKTLLDVHYAHPPEKNRRPRYKKAFTVDISGGGMLLAMDEPVLPGRELLVEFNLPLRTGARKMELRGRVVRLQEREKSKYHVALEFVDITTAQQDLIMRYIFQCMAEHVRLTRM
- a CDS encoding FliA/WhiG family RNA polymerase sigma factor, whose translation is MDNKEKLWQEYKRTKSPEIRHQLILSYLWLVKYLAGRLAVKLPACMSQEDLESCGIFGLIEAIDKFDPDMGCDFEAYASIRVRGAMLDEVRRANWMPRTLWYKLQRLRATRERLENMHQEKVSMEAVAQEMGISQAEVHYLDNQLYRLFTLSLDEMVAAGNGEPVRLGDLLPDETSPDPLDRITEEENKELLARAVASLPEKDRLVLALYYQEGLTLKEIGAVLEVSESRVCQLHSRAINRLRKKLAELS
- a CDS encoding flagellar hook-basal body protein encodes the protein MIRGIYTAASGLGVQQARLDVLANNLANASTSGFKADGVIQKPFPELLLVEQQDRGPAAIGPRWRYVGVTNQGVAVTRVVTNFSPGSLKPTGKNTHLALATANTFLVVQTPQGERYTRDGDLAIDGEGYLVDSRGNRVLGETGPVQVENDDFHITAGGEVILPGQGTIGRLRIVQFADLNLLAKTGDNYYTAPAGSAQPAANPEVRQGYLEGANVDPAASMVQLVSAIRSYEANQRILQAQDQLLDLAVNRVGALR